A window of the Lolium perenne isolate Kyuss_39 chromosome 7, Kyuss_2.0, whole genome shotgun sequence genome harbors these coding sequences:
- the LOC127317847 gene encoding uncharacterized protein, translated as MDAETQYTMVKLQTMSLTRKQEYPVDNTFKSVGSFSNLDEYKIELNTNITLDQRRYNAPTASEVAAIWVEGNDPMNCFDRSVVVHAKGGDPLYIRAYYGCYDPLAYPLFFPGGETGWNRKMPYLEPPQDLADNSDVATAPVGTNTAQEVQSSDLPRQDEDQAGDLPRRDENHTNDLPGQDEEHGTDAPGQDEEHAPDPTDDINGNQYEDLIDLAQSSKFVSAREYYCFKLQIRKGLFNIILFGGRLFQQWAVDMYIKIETMRLDWYSKPSNQKTIRADLYQGLVDTIDAGEARGDRIGKRIVLPRSFPGGDRDMQRRFLDAMAIVQRWGKPDYFITMTCNPYWEEITEKLLPGQLPQDRPDLVARVYKAKQRDMMNLLTKGKHFGAVAAYVHVTEFQKRGLPHEHILLIMKSDSKLKNPDDYDRVISAEIPDKEKFPVLHDLVVKHMLHGPCGALKKSCPCMIDGECRFHYPRQFCSHTQQGKDSYPIYRRREDGCVVKIRGAELDNRWVVPYNPFLLMRYNCHINVEACSSIKAVKYLFKYIYKGHDRTSFAFEKDVINAGGIINEIRQYRDARYISPPEAIYRIFCFHMFGVSPSVLQLQLHLENMHTVAFKACDNLEDVVAKPSSSKSMLTEYFDMNHKYVEARKWLYREFPEHYRWIDGDKKWQKRKNKRSQIGRLVYAHPAEGERYYLRVLLSHVRGATSFDDLKTVNGKLCGSFREACEHLGLIEHDKSIDDCMTEAATFQMPYALRRLFATILVFCEATEIRQLWDKHLASMSEDYRRNESNEAALEQMVLRDIRDLVQSMGKDIKSYGLPDLVETDGSSNADYREVYEERQVTADQEHLDLIECLNSEQLAGFNDILDHVRNQKGQIFFVDGPGGTGKTYLYKALLAKVRDMGLIAIATATSGIAASIMPGGRTAHSRFKIPIKLTDYSMCGFTK; from the exons ATGGATGCCGAAACGCAGTACACCATGGTGAAGCTGCAGACGATGAGCTTGACGAGGAAGCAAGAATATCCAGTGGACAAC ACTTTCAAGAGTGTTGGGTCATTTTCGAATCTAGATGAGTACAAGATTGAGCTCAACACAAATATAACCCTGGACCAGCGTCGGTACAATGCCCCCACGGCATCTGAAGTGGCTGCTATATGGGTTGAAGGAAACGACCCGATGAACTGCTTCGATAGGAGTGTTGTCGTGCATGCAAAAGGAGGTGATCCCTTGTATATTAGAGCTTACTATGGGTGCTATGATCCCTTGGCATATCCATTGTTTTTTCCGGGTGGGGAGACCGGTTGGAATCGTAAGATGCCATATCTTGAGCCCCCTCAGGATTTAGCGGACAATTCTGATGTAGCAACAG CTCCAGTTGGTACGAACACAGCACAAGAAGTCCAATCAAGTGATTTACCCAGACAAGATGAAGACCAAGCCGGTGATTTACCTAGACGAGATGAAAACCATACTAATGATTTACCTGGACAAGATGAAGAACATGGTACTGATGCACCTGGACAAGATGAAGAACATGCTCCTGATCCAACAG ATGATATCAACGGCAACCAATATGAGGATCTTATCGACCTAGCACAGTCCAGTAAATTCGTTAGCGCGAGGGAGTACTACTGTTTCAAGTTGCAAATCCGGAAGGGACTCTTTAACATCATCTTGTTCGGGGGGCGCCTCTTCCAACAATGGGCTGTTGATATGTACATCAAGATAGAAACTATGAGGCTTGACTGGTACTCGAAGCCGAGCAATCAAAAGACTATACGAGCTGACCTCTACCAG GGTCTTGTTGACACCATTGATGCTGGCGAGGCACGTGGGGATCGGATTGGCAAAAGAATTGTGCTCCCACGAAGTTTTCCAGGCGGTGACAGAGACATGCAGAGGAGGTTCCTTGATGCTATGGCTATAGTCCAACGTTGGGGTAAACCGGATTATTTTATCACCATGACTTGCAACCCGTATTGGGAGGAAATAACAGAGAAACTATTGCCCGGTCAGCTGCCACAAGATCGTCCAGATCTGGTGGCAAGAGTTTACAAGGCTAAGCAGCGAGATATGATGAATTTGTTGACCAAGGGTAAGCATTTTGGAGCAGTCGCAGCTTATGTACATGTGACTGAGTTTCAGAAAAGAGGTCTGCCGCATGAGCATATCCTTCTTATTATGAAATCAGATAGCAAGTTAAAAAACCCAGATGACTATGATCGGGTGATATCTGCCGAGATACCGGACAAAGAGAAGTTCCCTGTTCTACATGATCTGGTAGTCAAACACATGTTGCATGGACCTTGTGGTGCGTTGAAGAAAAGTTGTCCTTGCATGATTGATGGAGAATGTCGTTTCCATTATCCTCGACAATTTTGCAGCCATACACAACAAGGAAAAGATTCATATCCCATCTACAGAAGGAGGGAAGACGGGTGTGTAGTTAAGATCAGAGGAGCAGAATTGGACAATAGATGGGTGGTCCCTTACAACCCTTTTCTTCTCATGCGATACAACTGCCACATTAATGTTGAAGCTTGCTCGAGCATCAAGGCGGTCAAGTATTTGTTCAAGTACATCTACAAAGGACATGATAGAACATCATTTGCATTCGAGAAGGATGTCATCAATGCCGGGGGAATCATCAATGAAATTCGTCAGTATAGGGATGCACGCTATATATCTCCTCCAGAGGCTATTTATAGGATTTTCTGTTTTCACATGTTTGGTGTTAGTCCGTCTGTTCTACAACTCCAACTTCATTTGGAGAACATGCATACTGTTGCCTTTAAAGCATGTGATAATTTGGAAGATGTTGTTGCTAAACCATCGTCTTCTAAATCCATGCTTACCGAGTACTTTGATATGAACCATAAGTATGTGGAGGCACGAAAATGGCTTTATAGAGAGTTTCCAGAACACTATAGGTGGATTGACGGAGATAAGAAGTGGCAGAAGAGAAAAAATAAGAGATCACAGATCGGACGACTGGTGTATGCACACCCGGCAGAAGGAGAGAGGTACTACTTGCGGGTGCTCCTAAGTCATGTGCGAGGTGCCACTTCGTTTGATGACTTAAAAACAGTAAATGGCAAGCTGTGTGGTTCCTTCAGAGAGGCGTGTGAGCACTTAGGCCTTATTGAGCACGACAAGTCCATTGATGATTGCATGACGGAGGCAGCCACATTTCAGATGCCTTATGCTCTTAGACGGTTGTTTGCAACTATACTGGTATTCTGCGAGGCAACAGAAATCCGACAACTGTGGGACAAACATCTAGCATCGATGTCTGAAGATTACCGCCGCAATGAATCCAATGAGGCAGCACTTGAGCAGATGGTCCTTAGAGATATCAGGGATCTTGTGCAATCTATGGGAAAGGATATTAAAAGCTATGGACTTCCGGATCTGGTTGAGACAGATGGTTCTTCTAACGCTGATTATAGAGAGGTATATGAGGAGAGACAAGTCACCGCAGACCAAGAACATCTTGATCTAATTGAATGTTTAAATAGTGAGCAGCTAGCTGGTTTCAATgacatattggatcatgtgaggaACCAAAAAGGCCAGATATTTTTTGTTGATGGTCCAGGAGGCACTGGGAAGACGTACTTGTACAAGGCTTTGCTTGCGAAGGTGCGTGACATGGGCCTAATAGCAATTGCAACTGCTACATCAGGTATAGCTGCGTCAATAATGCCTGGAGGCCGAACTGCACACTCCAGGTTTAAAATTCCAATCAAGCTCACTGACTACAGCATGTGTGGTTTCACAAAGTAG
- the LOC139833557 gene encoding uncharacterized protein — MTKRQAVETLDRSLQDIMGCPLPFGGKVVVFGGDFRQVLPVVTRGTRAQITDATLLKSYLWDKIRKIRLTLNMRAQTDPWFSEYLLRIGNGTEDTIGDDYVRLPDDIVIGYTEDGKAINKLIEDVFPSLHANATSREYMSTRAILSTKNEHVDDLNDKMISRFPGEEKVYHSFDSIEDDLQNNYTIDFLNSITPNGLPPHTLKVKVNCPVILLRNLDPHNGLCNGTRLMIRAFQDNAIDAEIVGGQHAGKRVFIPRIPMSPSEDTLLPFKLKRKQFPIRLSFAMTINKAQGQTIPNVGIYLPEPVFSHGQLYVALSRGVSRKTTRILAKPNKEVDKSGRSTKNIVYRDVLEG, encoded by the coding sequence ATGACAAAGCGTCAAGCAGTTGAGACGCTTGATAGATCACTCCAGGACATAATGGGATGTCCTTTGCCATTTGGGGGGAAGGTTGTTGTCTTTGGTGGAGATTTTAGGCAGGTCCTTCCCGTTGTGACAAGAGGGACAAGAGCACAGATCACCGATGCAACACTGCTTAAATCCTATCTGTGGGATAAGATCCGCAAGATTCGCCTCACACTCAATATGCGTGCACAAACTGACCCTTGGTTCTCCGAATACCTCCTAAGGATCGGCAATGGAACAGAAGATACAATTGGCGACGACTATGTGCGTCTCCCAGATGACATTGTGATCGGCTATACCGAGGATGGGAAAGCAATTAACAAACTCATCGAAGATGTCTTCCCATCACTGCACGCCAATGCTACCTCAAGGGAGTACATGAGCACACGTGCAATTCTTTCAACCAAGAATGAGCATGTGGATGACCTCAATGACAAAATGATCTCTAGGTTTCCAGGCGAGGAAAAGGTATACCATAGCTTCGACTCAATCGAGGATGACTTGCAGAATAATTACACGATTGACTTTTTAAACTCGATCACACCAAATGGCTTGCCCCCGCATACCTTGAAGGTAAAGGTCAACTGCCCGGTCATTCTACTACGTAACCTAGACCCTCATAATGGCTTGTGCAATGGAACACGGCTCATGATCAGAGCCTTCCAGGATAATGCAATTGACGCGGAGATTGTTGGTGGTCAGCATGCTGGAAAGAGGGTGTTTATACCAAGGATCCCTATGTCGCCCTCGGAGGATACCTTACTTCCCTTCAAGCTTAAGAGAAAACAGTTCCCCATCCGCCTGAGTTTTGCCATGACCATTAACAAGGCACAGGGTCAGACCATCCCGAACGTCGGTATTTACCTTCCCGAGCCCGTGTTCTCCCATGGTCAGTTGTATGTTGCATTGTCAAGGGGCGTGTCAAGGAAGACGACGCGAATTTTGGCCAAACCGAACAAGGAGGTTGATAAATCCGGGAGAAGCACCAAAAATATTGTTTATAGAGATGTGTTGGAGGGATGA